The genomic stretch CACCGGGCGGACGCGGGCACCCCCGAGGGGGCGGCCCAGGGGGCCGATGCGGTGCTGGCCCAGGCCGGCCCCCGGAGCGTGAAGCTCTTCGTCCACTCGCTGGCCAGTGGGTCGGTGGGGCGCCTGGTCTCGGGGCAGAAGGATCAGCTCCACCCCCGGCAGCTGGAACGCACCTTCCACGCCATGGCGCACTCGCTCGTCTACTGGGCCCAGGCGTTGATGGCGAGGGATCTGCTGGCACCGCAGGCGCTCCTGCTGGGCCTGACCAACCCCCTGACGGAGTCGCACTTGCACAACACGGCCGCCATCACCGCGGCCAAGGCGGCGCTGGAAATCTATGTCCGCCACCTGGCCATGGAGCTGGGGCCGATGGGCCACCGGGTGAACCTGCTCAAGTTCGGCACGGTGATGACGCCCGCCGTCCGGCACGTCTACTCACCGGAGGCGCAGGCGCACCTGGAACGGGTCCACCAGCACCTGAACCCAGTGGGCCGCATGTGCACCGTGGAGGAGGTGGCGCGCTTCGTCCCCGTGCTCCTGGGCGAAGAGGCCCGCTGGTTCAATGGCGCCACCATCGACTTCACGGGCGGCATGACGTTGCAGTTGCTGGACCTGCTGCTCAACCCACGGCCGTGAGGGGCGGGCGCTCGGCCCCCATCCGGAAAGTCAGGCAGTAGTAGAAGCGGGTGATCTGCTCGGCCTGTACGCCGGTGGCCCCGGGCGGCAGCAGTTCCTGGGGGCAGTGGGCATCCCGGGTGTAGAACGTGAGCAGCCGGAACGCCGCGCGCGTGGCCAGGGAGTAATCGCGGCTGGAGTCGAGCTGCTCGTCCACCACCACGATGGGGGTGCCTGGCTGGGCCACCCGGGCCATCTCCGCGAGGGCGCGCCGGGGATCGTGGTAGCCACCCACGCCGCCGATCTCGAACACCCGGTCGAAGGAATGATCCGCGAAGGGCAGGGTGTGCGCGTCCCCCATGAGCAGGTGGATCCCCCGGTGGCCCTTGCGGGCGATGCGCTTGCGGCATTCCCGGAGCATGCCCCGGCTGAGATCCAACCCCCACAGCTCGACGTCGAGCCCCGGGGGCAGCTCCTTCTCGATGAGCGGCAGGTTGGCGCCCGAGCCGATGCCGATCTCCAGCAGGCGGATGGGCTGGCCGTCCGGGCGGGGGCGCAGGGAGCGCAGCTCCAGGCGGTGCAGGTACCCCTCGCGCAGCCGGGCCTCGGTGGTGGCCTGGAGCACGGGGGTCAGCAGGAAGGTCATCGGATCATGCAGCGCGGGCAGCCCATCGTAGATGACGCGCATCAAGCGGTCGGTGCCCCGGACCTGCTCTTCCCGGTACAGCCGGGGCAGGCCGTCCTTCATGGGCCACCGCATGCCACAGCGCTCGCACCGCAGGTGGCCCTGGTGAAGCTGGCCTTCGCGCAGCCGCCCTGCCCAGGAAAGCGCGCCCCGGCAATCCGGACAGACGATCTGGCCCAGCTCCTGGACGTTCATGCGCGGTCGAGCTCCTTCTGCACCCGGAGCACGTCACCCTCGGCCCCCAGGACCGAGAAGATCTCCCGGGCCTGCAGCAGGTGGTGCCGCCGCGCGGCCTCCTGCGGCGGCAGGTGACGGCCCAGCTCGAAGTGGGCCAGGCCTTCCTCGTAGGGCGTGGAGAACCGCCGCGCGGCGGCCAGGGCCTCCTCCCAGGCTTGATGGGCCTCGCTGGGGTTGCCCGACAGGAAGGCTTCCATGCCGCGGCAGAGCCAGGCGGCGGCCAGGGCGAAGGGGAAGGTCTGCGAGAAGGTGTCCAGGCTCCGCCGCGTGGCCCTCGCTCCTTGTGCCAGCGCCTCCTGATCGGGTGAGGAGGCGGCCGCGGCCTGCTCCCAGAGGGTGAAGTACACCTCGGCGATCGAGGAGATGCCGCTCTGGAGCCAGTACGCCACGGGCTTCAGGGTGTGCAGCGTCTCCAGCGTCCGGGCGGCCGTCTCGAGCGCGCGCGAGGTGTTGCCCATCCGCAGGTAGGCCAGCGCGAGCGAGCCCACGGCCATGATGCGCTCCGAGGTGCCGGCGCAGGTCTCGAACCAGGAGACCTCGGGCTCCATGCTCGCCACCGCCTGCGCGTAGCGGCCCAGCCGCAGCAGGGGGCCCACGCGGATCATCGCGCCCCAGTGCTGGGTCTGCACGGCACCGCGGCGGTGCGCGGACGTCTGCATCTGGTCCGTCAGCTCGAGGGCGGTGACATACTGGCCGCTGTAGAAGCACGCGTTGGCGAGCATGGCGCACGCCTCTTCTACCTGGCGGAAGTCCCCCAGTTGGGAGGCCAGGGCCAACGCCCGCTGGAGCCACCCGTTGAGCTCCTGCCAGCGCCCCAGGGGCATGCCGCAGACGGAGCGGCGCGCCAGCACGAACGCCACGTCAACCGGGGTGCCCAGCGACTCGGCCATCTCCAGCGCGCGGGCGAGCCACGCCTCGGCGACGTGGCGCGTCTGGGGAATGCTGGAGGCCACCACGGCCATCAACGCGTACGCGCGGGCCAGCTCCGGCGAGGGGCCGAGCGGCTCGTAGAGGCTGAGCATGCGCATCCCGGACCAGAGCAGGCGCGGGAAGTCCTGGGCGTAGATGAAGATCTCCGTGAGGCGCAGCAGCAGCCGCCCCGCCTCGATGGGGGGCCGGGTGAACTCCAGGGGCCCCGTTTCGAAGGCCGTGGGGAGCACCGGCAGGGCCATGCGCTGGATGATCTGCGCCAGGGCGCCTTCGCTCCAGCCCGGCTCTCCGGAGGCCGCATGGCGGTCGAAGTAGAGCAGGGCGCTCTCGGCATGCGCACAGCAGCGCGCCGTGTCCCCGAGCTGAAAGGTGGCCTCCGCGAGCAGCGCCTCGATGCGGCCCAGCGCGTAGCTCTGCGTGACGGACAGGTGCAGCGCATCGCCCTCGGAGGGCTTGCGCAGCGTCCGGGCCCGCTCCAGGTACTGGATGGCCTCCAGGCAGGAGTAGGCCGCGAGGGCCTGCTCACCGGCCCGCTGAGACCAGCGCGCCTCCTTCTCCAGCTCACCGGCCTTGCCCCAGTGGAGCGCCAGCGCGGAGGCCCAGTCCTGGGCCTCGGGGTACACGGACTCGATGGCCTCCGCGGCCTGGCGGTGCAGCAGGGGCTCGGCGAAGGCGGGCAGGTTCGCCAGCACCCCCTCGCGCAGCTTGTCGTGCGTGAAGCGCCACTGGCCCTCGAAGAGCTCCAGCACCGCGGCGCTCGCGCACTCCCCCAGCCAGGTGTTGACGTGCAGGGGGGTGGCACACGCGCGAAGGACCTTCACGTCGATCTGCCGCCCGATGACGGCCGCCAGCCGGAGGAGATCGAGGGCGGCGGAGTTCAGCTTGTCCAGCCGCCGCTGGATGATCTGCTGCATGCCGCCGGGGAACACCTTGGCGGGCAGGGGCGTGGTGCCGATCCGGTCGAGCTG from Stigmatella aurantiaca encodes the following:
- a CDS encoding SDR family oxidoreductase, translated to MSTSPWAVILGASSGTGAAIAQEIARARGFDVFGVHRGRYLEQAVQVEQDIARMGRRIVMHRADAGTPEGAAQGADAVLAQAGPRSVKLFVHSLASGSVGRLVSGQKDQLHPRQLERTFHAMAHSLVYWAQALMARDLLAPQALLLGLTNPLTESHLHNTAAITAAKAALEIYVRHLAMELGPMGHRVNLLKFGTVMTPAVRHVYSPEAQAHLERVHQHLNPVGRMCTVEEVARFVPVLLGEEARWFNGATIDFTGGMTLQLLDLLLNPRP
- a CDS encoding methyltransferase domain-containing protein; translated protein: MNVQELGQIVCPDCRGALSWAGRLREGQLHQGHLRCERCGMRWPMKDGLPRLYREEQVRGTDRLMRVIYDGLPALHDPMTFLLTPVLQATTEARLREGYLHRLELRSLRPRPDGQPIRLLEIGIGSGANLPLIEKELPPGLDVELWGLDLSRGMLRECRKRIARKGHRGIHLLMGDAHTLPFADHSFDRVFEIGGVGGYHDPRRALAEMARVAQPGTPIVVVDEQLDSSRDYSLATRAAFRLLTFYTRDAHCPQELLPPGATGVQAEQITRFYYCLTFRMGAERPPLTAVG
- a CDS encoding ATP-binding protein; the protein is MESSNGDIEALSQAGAEMVGRRYHIMNVVGRGGMGTVYQARDRLSGVVALKRLHRSVEEIAHTTLRHPHHASKNTQPDIALGLADEFKVLTSLHHPHVISVLDYGFDDQQRPYYTMDLLTGARTITDAGKNQPHDVRVQLLAQVLQALAYMHRWGVIHRDLKPANVLVVDGQVKVLDFGLALAREGLDQRRTVGSPGFVAPELFEKKAASAASDLYSLGMIAYRLFAMPSGLGKNPGLPADFGESPVGRFLQKLSAPNLHERFASAEEALAALTDATGQQIPTETQATRESFLQGARLVGREREQAWMEQLLDQTLTDRGSAWLIGGESGVGKSRLLDEVRTLPLVRGAVAVRGQAVSSGGSLYHEWRSVLRWLVLWTEPTDHEASVLQPLVEDIEALLGRLVNEAPELEPEAAQGRLFAVVEDLFRRVPCRMVLILEDLQWMHAESLRLLTRIAAMARHLPLLVLGSFRDDERPGLAQELPMMDVIRLPRLRADAIAVLTESMIGPAGRSPQLVEMLQRETEGNPFFLVEVVRALAEETGQLDRIGTTPLPAKVFPGGMQQIIQRRLDKLNSAALDLLRLAAVIGRQIDVKVLRACATPLHVNTWLGECASAAVLELFEGQWRFTHDKLREGVLANLPAFAEPLLHRQAAEAIESVYPEAQDWASALALHWGKAGELEKEARWSQRAGEQALAAYSCLEAIQYLERARTLRKPSEGDALHLSVTQSYALGRIEALLAEATFQLGDTARCCAHAESALLYFDRHAASGEPGWSEGALAQIIQRMALPVLPTAFETGPLEFTRPPIEAGRLLLRLTEIFIYAQDFPRLLWSGMRMLSLYEPLGPSPELARAYALMAVVASSIPQTRHVAEAWLARALEMAESLGTPVDVAFVLARRSVCGMPLGRWQELNGWLQRALALASQLGDFRQVEEACAMLANACFYSGQYVTALELTDQMQTSAHRRGAVQTQHWGAMIRVGPLLRLGRYAQAVASMEPEVSWFETCAGTSERIMAVGSLALAYLRMGNTSRALETAARTLETLHTLKPVAYWLQSGISSIAEVYFTLWEQAAAASSPDQEALAQGARATRRSLDTFSQTFPFALAAAWLCRGMEAFLSGNPSEAHQAWEEALAAARRFSTPYEEGLAHFELGRHLPPQEAARRHHLLQAREIFSVLGAEGDVLRVQKELDRA